One genomic region from Magallana gigas chromosome 3, xbMagGiga1.1, whole genome shotgun sequence encodes:
- the LOC105343141 gene encoding thyrotropin-releasing hormone receptor isoform X2 translates to MRMDESSENVTLDTRAGPSLEYTVMAVGLPLVIFIIGFAGNILVITVILKRRSLQTPTNCYLLSLCVADCILLISSNLPTIPEPLLRAEDWPYGSFMCTLCVFLGYLGANVSSLSIGAFTVERYIGICHSLKAQTICTVSRARRILFVLWTLAILYCSPWLALAKVVPHTRNGTVVQSCTYTLERYYYGIYYVFDFVVFYVVPLVLSSVLYFFMIRLLLKDGAPRSTEHRSLQPRNRGAAARMQVVRMLIVIVVLFGTLWLPYRIVVVYNSFQDSLLQFKDSWFWLFCRNMVFINSAINPIVYNMLSVKFRRAFRDIVCKERGAFNDGTDTTSVRLSRMSTRYSFTADMLMNGRIVQQEPFLWTRSYTR, encoded by the exons ATGCGGATGGACGAGAGCTCCGAAAATGTCACTTTGGACACTCGGGCGGGGCCCTCATTGGAATATACGGTCATGGCCGTGGGGCTGCCCCTGGTGATATTCATCATTGGCTTTGCTGGTAATATTTTGGTCATAACTGTGATACTGAAGAGAAGAAGTCTCCAGACCCCCACAAACTGTTACCTTCTTAGCCTCTGTGTGGCTGACTGCATCCTCCTCATCTCCTCAAACCTTCCCACAATTCCCGAGCCCCTTCTCCGTGCGGAAGATTGGCCTTACGGATCTTTTATGTGCACGTTGTGCGTTTTCTTGGGATATTTGGGCGCCAATGTGTCCTCCCTTTCAATAGGTGCCTTTACCGTTGAAcgatacataggaatatgtcaTTCCTTAAAAGCTCAAACAATTTGTACGGTCAGTCGTGCAAGGAGGATACTTTTTGTGTTGTGGACTCTGGCTATTTTATATTGCTCTCCGTGGCTGGCTTTAGCCAAAGTAGTCCCCCACACCCGGAATGGTACCGTGGTTCAGAGCTGTACATATACTTTGGAGCGCTACTACTACGGGATTTACTATgtgtttgattttgttgttttctatGTTGTTCCCCTCGTCCTATCGTCCGTTCTTTATTTCTTCATGATCCGGTTGTTGCTGAAGGACGGGGCCCCAAGGAGCACGGAACACCGGTCCCTACAACCCAGAAACCGCGGGGCAGCGGCTAGAATGCAG GTTGTGCGCATGCTCATAGTGATAGTGGTGCTGTTCGGAACCCTCTGGCTCCCGTACCGAATTGTTGTAGTGTACAACTCGTTCCAAGACAGCCTGCTCCAGTTCAAAGATTCCTGGTTCTGGCTCTTCTGTCGAAACATGGTCTTCATCAACAGCGCCATTAATCCCATTGTGTACAATATGCTCTCCGTCAAATTTCGCCGGGCATTCCGAGACATCGTCT GCAAGGAGAGAGGGGCGTTCAATGACGGAACTGATACCACTTCCGTTCGCCTTTCGCGCATGTCAACTCGATATTCATTTACGGCAGACATGTTGATGAATGGCCGTATTGTTCAACAGGAACCATTCCTCTGGACCAGAAGCTACACGCGGTGA
- the LOC105343141 gene encoding thyrotropin-releasing hormone receptor isoform X1, with translation MRMDESSENVTLDTRAGPSLEYTVMAVGLPLVIFIIGFAGNILVITVILKRRSLQTPTNCYLLSLCVADCILLISSNLPTIPEPLLRAEDWPYGSFMCTLCVFLGYLGANVSSLSIGAFTVERYIGICHSLKAQTICTVSRARRILFVLWTLAILYCSPWLALAKVVPHTRNGTVVQSCTYTLERYYYGIYYVFDFVVFYVVPLVLSSVLYFFMIRLLLKDGAPRSTEHRSLQPRNRGAAARMQVVRMLIVIVVLFGTLWLPYRIVVVYNSFQDSLLQFKDSWFWLFCRNMVFINSAINPIVYNMLSVKFRRAFRDIVCKGKERGAFNDGTDTTSVRLSRMSTRYSFTADMLMNGRIVQQEPFLWTRSYTR, from the exons ATGCGGATGGACGAGAGCTCCGAAAATGTCACTTTGGACACTCGGGCGGGGCCCTCATTGGAATATACGGTCATGGCCGTGGGGCTGCCCCTGGTGATATTCATCATTGGCTTTGCTGGTAATATTTTGGTCATAACTGTGATACTGAAGAGAAGAAGTCTCCAGACCCCCACAAACTGTTACCTTCTTAGCCTCTGTGTGGCTGACTGCATCCTCCTCATCTCCTCAAACCTTCCCACAATTCCCGAGCCCCTTCTCCGTGCGGAAGATTGGCCTTACGGATCTTTTATGTGCACGTTGTGCGTTTTCTTGGGATATTTGGGCGCCAATGTGTCCTCCCTTTCAATAGGTGCCTTTACCGTTGAAcgatacataggaatatgtcaTTCCTTAAAAGCTCAAACAATTTGTACGGTCAGTCGTGCAAGGAGGATACTTTTTGTGTTGTGGACTCTGGCTATTTTATATTGCTCTCCGTGGCTGGCTTTAGCCAAAGTAGTCCCCCACACCCGGAATGGTACCGTGGTTCAGAGCTGTACATATACTTTGGAGCGCTACTACTACGGGATTTACTATgtgtttgattttgttgttttctatGTTGTTCCCCTCGTCCTATCGTCCGTTCTTTATTTCTTCATGATCCGGTTGTTGCTGAAGGACGGGGCCCCAAGGAGCACGGAACACCGGTCCCTACAACCCAGAAACCGCGGGGCAGCGGCTAGAATGCAG GTTGTGCGCATGCTCATAGTGATAGTGGTGCTGTTCGGAACCCTCTGGCTCCCGTACCGAATTGTTGTAGTGTACAACTCGTTCCAAGACAGCCTGCTCCAGTTCAAAGATTCCTGGTTCTGGCTCTTCTGTCGAAACATGGTCTTCATCAACAGCGCCATTAATCCCATTGTGTACAATATGCTCTCCGTCAAATTTCGCCGGGCATTCCGAGACATCGTCTGTAAGG GCAAGGAGAGAGGGGCGTTCAATGACGGAACTGATACCACTTCCGTTCGCCTTTCGCGCATGTCAACTCGATATTCATTTACGGCAGACATGTTGATGAATGGCCGTATTGTTCAACAGGAACCATTCCTCTGGACCAGAAGCTACACGCGGTGA
- the LOC105343141 gene encoding thyrotropin-releasing hormone receptor isoform X6, translating into MRMDESSENVTLDTRAGPSLEYTVMAVGLPLVIFIIGFAGNILVITVILKRRSLQTPTNCYLLSLCVADCILLISSNLPTIPEPLLRAEDWPYGSFMCTLCVFLGYLGANVSSLSIGAFTVERYIGICHSLKAQTICTVSRARRILFVLWTLAILYCSPWLALAKVVPHTRNGTVVQSCTYTLERYYYGIYYVFDFVVFYVVPLVLSSVLYFFMIRLLLKDGAPRSTEHRSLQPRNRGAAARMQVVRMLIVIVVLFGTLWLPYRIVVVYNSFQDSLLQFKDSWFWLFCRNMVFINSAINPIVYNMLSVKFRRAFRDIVYNLAKREPSTSLDTKTRQGERGVQ; encoded by the exons ATGCGGATGGACGAGAGCTCCGAAAATGTCACTTTGGACACTCGGGCGGGGCCCTCATTGGAATATACGGTCATGGCCGTGGGGCTGCCCCTGGTGATATTCATCATTGGCTTTGCTGGTAATATTTTGGTCATAACTGTGATACTGAAGAGAAGAAGTCTCCAGACCCCCACAAACTGTTACCTTCTTAGCCTCTGTGTGGCTGACTGCATCCTCCTCATCTCCTCAAACCTTCCCACAATTCCCGAGCCCCTTCTCCGTGCGGAAGATTGGCCTTACGGATCTTTTATGTGCACGTTGTGCGTTTTCTTGGGATATTTGGGCGCCAATGTGTCCTCCCTTTCAATAGGTGCCTTTACCGTTGAAcgatacataggaatatgtcaTTCCTTAAAAGCTCAAACAATTTGTACGGTCAGTCGTGCAAGGAGGATACTTTTTGTGTTGTGGACTCTGGCTATTTTATATTGCTCTCCGTGGCTGGCTTTAGCCAAAGTAGTCCCCCACACCCGGAATGGTACCGTGGTTCAGAGCTGTACATATACTTTGGAGCGCTACTACTACGGGATTTACTATgtgtttgattttgttgttttctatGTTGTTCCCCTCGTCCTATCGTCCGTTCTTTATTTCTTCATGATCCGGTTGTTGCTGAAGGACGGGGCCCCAAGGAGCACGGAACACCGGTCCCTACAACCCAGAAACCGCGGGGCAGCGGCTAGAATGCAG GTTGTGCGCATGCTCATAGTGATAGTGGTGCTGTTCGGAACCCTCTGGCTCCCGTACCGAATTGTTGTAGTGTACAACTCGTTCCAAGACAGCCTGCTCCAGTTCAAAGATTCCTGGTTCTGGCTCTTCTGTCGAAACATGGTCTTCATCAACAGCGCCATTAATCCCATTGTGTACAATATGCTCTCCGTCAAATTTCGCCGGGCATTCCGAGACATCGTCT ACAACCTTGCAAAACGTGAACCGTCCACTTCTTTGGATACTAAAACAAG GCAAGGAGAGAGGGGCGTTCAATGA
- the LOC105343141 gene encoding thyrotropin-releasing hormone receptor isoform X5 translates to MRMDESSENVTLDTRAGPSLEYTVMAVGLPLVIFIIGFAGNILVITVILKRRSLQTPTNCYLLSLCVADCILLISSNLPTIPEPLLRAEDWPYGSFMCTLCVFLGYLGANVSSLSIGAFTVERYIGICHSLKAQTICTVSRARRILFVLWTLAILYCSPWLALAKVVPHTRNGTVVQSCTYTLERYYYGIYYVFDFVVFYVVPLVLSSVLYFFMIRLLLKDGAPRSTEHRSLQPRNRGAAARMQVVRMLIVIVVLFGTLWLPYRIVVVYNSFQDSLLQFKDSWFWLFCRNMVFINSAINPIVYNMLSVKFRRAFRDIVSDNLAKREPSTSLDTKTRQGERGVQ, encoded by the exons ATGCGGATGGACGAGAGCTCCGAAAATGTCACTTTGGACACTCGGGCGGGGCCCTCATTGGAATATACGGTCATGGCCGTGGGGCTGCCCCTGGTGATATTCATCATTGGCTTTGCTGGTAATATTTTGGTCATAACTGTGATACTGAAGAGAAGAAGTCTCCAGACCCCCACAAACTGTTACCTTCTTAGCCTCTGTGTGGCTGACTGCATCCTCCTCATCTCCTCAAACCTTCCCACAATTCCCGAGCCCCTTCTCCGTGCGGAAGATTGGCCTTACGGATCTTTTATGTGCACGTTGTGCGTTTTCTTGGGATATTTGGGCGCCAATGTGTCCTCCCTTTCAATAGGTGCCTTTACCGTTGAAcgatacataggaatatgtcaTTCCTTAAAAGCTCAAACAATTTGTACGGTCAGTCGTGCAAGGAGGATACTTTTTGTGTTGTGGACTCTGGCTATTTTATATTGCTCTCCGTGGCTGGCTTTAGCCAAAGTAGTCCCCCACACCCGGAATGGTACCGTGGTTCAGAGCTGTACATATACTTTGGAGCGCTACTACTACGGGATTTACTATgtgtttgattttgttgttttctatGTTGTTCCCCTCGTCCTATCGTCCGTTCTTTATTTCTTCATGATCCGGTTGTTGCTGAAGGACGGGGCCCCAAGGAGCACGGAACACCGGTCCCTACAACCCAGAAACCGCGGGGCAGCGGCTAGAATGCAG GTTGTGCGCATGCTCATAGTGATAGTGGTGCTGTTCGGAACCCTCTGGCTCCCGTACCGAATTGTTGTAGTGTACAACTCGTTCCAAGACAGCCTGCTCCAGTTCAAAGATTCCTGGTTCTGGCTCTTCTGTCGAAACATGGTCTTCATCAACAGCGCCATTAATCCCATTGTGTACAATATGCTCTCCGTCAAATTTCGCCGGGCATTCCGAGACATCGTCT cagACAACCTTGCAAAACGTGAACCGTCCACTTCTTTGGATACTAAAACAAG GCAAGGAGAGAGGGGCGTTCAATGA
- the LOC105343141 gene encoding thyrotropin-releasing hormone receptor isoform X3, which produces MRMDESSENVTLDTRAGPSLEYTVMAVGLPLVIFIIGFAGNILVITVILKRRSLQTPTNCYLLSLCVADCILLISSNLPTIPEPLLRAEDWPYGSFMCTLCVFLGYLGANVSSLSIGAFTVERYIGICHSLKAQTICTVSRARRILFVLWTLAILYCSPWLALAKVVPHTRNGTVVQSCTYTLERYYYGIYYVFDFVVFYVVPLVLSSVLYFFMIRLLLKDGAPRSTEHRSLQPRNRGAAARMQVVRMLIVIVVLFGTLWLPYRIVVVYNSFQDSLLQFKDSWFWLFCRNMVFINSAINPIVYNMLSVKFRRAFRDIVCKADNLAKREPSTSLDTKTRQGERGVQ; this is translated from the exons ATGCGGATGGACGAGAGCTCCGAAAATGTCACTTTGGACACTCGGGCGGGGCCCTCATTGGAATATACGGTCATGGCCGTGGGGCTGCCCCTGGTGATATTCATCATTGGCTTTGCTGGTAATATTTTGGTCATAACTGTGATACTGAAGAGAAGAAGTCTCCAGACCCCCACAAACTGTTACCTTCTTAGCCTCTGTGTGGCTGACTGCATCCTCCTCATCTCCTCAAACCTTCCCACAATTCCCGAGCCCCTTCTCCGTGCGGAAGATTGGCCTTACGGATCTTTTATGTGCACGTTGTGCGTTTTCTTGGGATATTTGGGCGCCAATGTGTCCTCCCTTTCAATAGGTGCCTTTACCGTTGAAcgatacataggaatatgtcaTTCCTTAAAAGCTCAAACAATTTGTACGGTCAGTCGTGCAAGGAGGATACTTTTTGTGTTGTGGACTCTGGCTATTTTATATTGCTCTCCGTGGCTGGCTTTAGCCAAAGTAGTCCCCCACACCCGGAATGGTACCGTGGTTCAGAGCTGTACATATACTTTGGAGCGCTACTACTACGGGATTTACTATgtgtttgattttgttgttttctatGTTGTTCCCCTCGTCCTATCGTCCGTTCTTTATTTCTTCATGATCCGGTTGTTGCTGAAGGACGGGGCCCCAAGGAGCACGGAACACCGGTCCCTACAACCCAGAAACCGCGGGGCAGCGGCTAGAATGCAG GTTGTGCGCATGCTCATAGTGATAGTGGTGCTGTTCGGAACCCTCTGGCTCCCGTACCGAATTGTTGTAGTGTACAACTCGTTCCAAGACAGCCTGCTCCAGTTCAAAGATTCCTGGTTCTGGCTCTTCTGTCGAAACATGGTCTTCATCAACAGCGCCATTAATCCCATTGTGTACAATATGCTCTCCGTCAAATTTCGCCGGGCATTCCGAGACATCGTCTGTAAGG cagACAACCTTGCAAAACGTGAACCGTCCACTTCTTTGGATACTAAAACAAG GCAAGGAGAGAGGGGCGTTCAATGA
- the LOC105343141 gene encoding thyrotropin-releasing hormone receptor isoform X4: protein MRMDESSENVTLDTRAGPSLEYTVMAVGLPLVIFIIGFAGNILVITVILKRRSLQTPTNCYLLSLCVADCILLISSNLPTIPEPLLRAEDWPYGSFMCTLCVFLGYLGANVSSLSIGAFTVERYIGICHSLKAQTICTVSRARRILFVLWTLAILYCSPWLALAKVVPHTRNGTVVQSCTYTLERYYYGIYYVFDFVVFYVVPLVLSSVLYFFMIRLLLKDGAPRSTEHRSLQPRNRGAAARMQVVRMLIVIVVLFGTLWLPYRIVVVYNSFQDSLLQFKDSWFWLFCRNMVFINSAINPIVYNMLSVKFRRAFRDIVCKDNLAKREPSTSLDTKTRQGERGVQ, encoded by the exons ATGCGGATGGACGAGAGCTCCGAAAATGTCACTTTGGACACTCGGGCGGGGCCCTCATTGGAATATACGGTCATGGCCGTGGGGCTGCCCCTGGTGATATTCATCATTGGCTTTGCTGGTAATATTTTGGTCATAACTGTGATACTGAAGAGAAGAAGTCTCCAGACCCCCACAAACTGTTACCTTCTTAGCCTCTGTGTGGCTGACTGCATCCTCCTCATCTCCTCAAACCTTCCCACAATTCCCGAGCCCCTTCTCCGTGCGGAAGATTGGCCTTACGGATCTTTTATGTGCACGTTGTGCGTTTTCTTGGGATATTTGGGCGCCAATGTGTCCTCCCTTTCAATAGGTGCCTTTACCGTTGAAcgatacataggaatatgtcaTTCCTTAAAAGCTCAAACAATTTGTACGGTCAGTCGTGCAAGGAGGATACTTTTTGTGTTGTGGACTCTGGCTATTTTATATTGCTCTCCGTGGCTGGCTTTAGCCAAAGTAGTCCCCCACACCCGGAATGGTACCGTGGTTCAGAGCTGTACATATACTTTGGAGCGCTACTACTACGGGATTTACTATgtgtttgattttgttgttttctatGTTGTTCCCCTCGTCCTATCGTCCGTTCTTTATTTCTTCATGATCCGGTTGTTGCTGAAGGACGGGGCCCCAAGGAGCACGGAACACCGGTCCCTACAACCCAGAAACCGCGGGGCAGCGGCTAGAATGCAG GTTGTGCGCATGCTCATAGTGATAGTGGTGCTGTTCGGAACCCTCTGGCTCCCGTACCGAATTGTTGTAGTGTACAACTCGTTCCAAGACAGCCTGCTCCAGTTCAAAGATTCCTGGTTCTGGCTCTTCTGTCGAAACATGGTCTTCATCAACAGCGCCATTAATCCCATTGTGTACAATATGCTCTCCGTCAAATTTCGCCGGGCATTCCGAGACATCGTCTGTAAGG ACAACCTTGCAAAACGTGAACCGTCCACTTCTTTGGATACTAAAACAAG GCAAGGAGAGAGGGGCGTTCAATGA